The Syngnathus typhle isolate RoL2023-S1 ecotype Sweden linkage group LG11, RoL_Styp_1.0, whole genome shotgun sequence genome contains a region encoding:
- the LOC133162363 gene encoding calmodulin-binding transcription activator 1-like: MAAENKPEGLKKIRNPERMVRIAVGYTGHTPPKSDDTDANSEPGQLKIYLPKKLLECLPKCSSLPKERHRWNTNEEIAAYLITFEKHDEWLTTSPKTRPQNGSMILYNRKKVKYRKDGYCWKKRKDGKTTREDHMKLKVQGVECLYGCYVHSSIIPTFHRRCYWLLQNPDIVLVHYLNVPAVDDSGKPCGPVLCSINTDRKEWAKWSKEELIGQLKPMCAGSSLHQKCSSVKQRIISSKQESGAAAGGGATAGGGVTAGQRSEEADGTEVQNSDVSEGQTEPSPGGRRSRAGGGDRRNGRMPKPSLLPQSSMEVSSSTSTNQVEVPDTTQSSPLSITSDMADSPALAISAGLSQSTAVFMSEVTTLTGDSVYSAGHTHLLPSTHESAATGILLAVAPENQRFASFPGGVGLGEGGELVLSSSLDTGGGVSLPEAAMTFDPDCFLNNPKQGQTYGGGGGKTEGCNGNDGGIHCSSNGFVYNPSLVNNIKKEATPMEQPLAPQSSYVGEGAGLSPSTTLEQMDFSAVMSSPCVPGLTQSAHHPSPNLFLQTSTHTNPPSQQQTNGTEAAQESDDARAYISLPADHPITNGDHHAHLHQTSQDQIMCGRNGKGTSVASFPLTGQDANVEQPGGGVRHEVGGKVLENGAELLLKPGAAHEAYASVDAEHYLHPTDGNGVGDEAGGGCGPAGGGENEILCNGVSLSGVGGSVVASPQSIGAAGASMERALYNSSLPPQGGGVTATAAAAGAAISLEGFEASFGSQFSDLINDFISVEGSAGGVGAAVNGVLMPQEGAVGEEQGTGEGHLQGSEVEQGALGMLQETGRLFAVTDYSPEWSYPEGGVKVLITGPWLESSSEYSCLFDHISVPAALIQPGVLRCYCPAHDTGLVMLQVAMGGEVISSSVVFEYKARDLPALPSSQHDWLSLDDTQFRMSILERLEQMEQRMADITNQNPGSETMATKSGGVEGGGAAEQQSQTSPDHSSFEGRVVVVCEKMMSQPCWASSNQLVHSKNSRGMTLLHLAAAQGYAGLIQTLIRWRTKHADSIDLELEVDPLNVDHFSCTPLMWACALGHTDAALVLYQWDPRALAIPDSLGRLPLNIARSRGHTRLAELLEQLQQSPQAQSQPADTWMDRWRGGAEISRIHNSHSSNGNSELRRARTESQPSNQTWNQTGHRASQTTQGEQGGPPPAKRLKPTQQQLANSTSSNLNSLPNHHSPNTHASPLPSPQQSQHPNLSNRSAPPASFSPDCLQLASPSFSHLQARIGASGGGARWSLRQTLGQRSLARRILGKERLAVHLRQRVLSDRGEGTELLTYQDNTEDLQMDISMLTDHIMETSAARLKQEDMETETDSGRVGLGGDVRLLSGYLAEVERFLNAKPQTPGPKANSHSGPEAMKAERLKTDSSFLAMTEAEQRELCDTIRNALHSLRKHKGPIQEQRKEIAAVIQRCYKRYKQYALYKRMTLAAILIQSRFRSFHEQRKFQQSRRAAVLIQQYYRSYRHSLSNLLTKKQNQAARKILRFLLRCRHSPLMDHRPLKRGQRAEKGQGS, translated from the exons GAGATTGCTGCGTATCTCATCACTTTCGAGAAACATGATGAGTGGCTGACGACATCGCCAAAGACCAG GCCTCAAAATGGCTCCATGATCCTTTACAACCGCAAGAAGGTCAAGTACAGGAAAGATGGCTACTGctggaagaaaaggaaagatgGGAAGACCACCCGGGAGGATCACATGAAGCTCAAAGTGCAGGGTGTGGAG TGTCTGTATGGCTGCTACGTCCACTCCTCCATCATCCCCACCTTCCACCGTAGATGCTATTGGCTGCTGCAG AACCCGGACATCGTGCTGGTGCACTATCTGAACGTTCCGGCGGTGGACGATAGCGGGAAGCCATGCGGCCCCGTTCTCTGCTCTATCAACACGGACAGGAAGGAGTGGGCCAAGTGGAGCAAGGAGGAGCTCATCGGACAACTCAAACCGATGT GTGCGGGAAGCAGCCTACACCAGAAATGCTCCAGTGTCAAGCAGCGCATCATCTCATCCAAGCAGGAGTCAGGGGCAGCAGCAGGGGGTGGCGCGACAGCGGGTGGCGGCGTTACAGCAGGCCAGAGATCTGAGGAAGCAGATGGCACAGAGGTCCAGAACAGCGATGTTTCAGAGGGTCAGACAGAGCCCAGTCCAGGGGGGCGCAGGAGCAGGGCAGGCGGGGGTGACAGGAGGAACGGACGAATGCCAAAGCCCTCCCTTCTCCCGCAGAGCAGCATGGAAgtgtcctcctccacctccaccaACCAGGTGGAAGTCCCTGACACTACCCAGAGTTCCCCGCTCTCAATCACCAGTGACATGGCGGACAGCCCTGCGCTCGCCATCAGTGCCGGCCTGTCGCAGAGCACTGCCGTGTTCATGTCCGAAGTCACCACGCTAACCGGGGATTCGGTTTATTCAGCTGGCCACACCCACCTTCTGCCGTCCACCCACGAGAGCGCCGCCACCGGCATCCTGTTGGCCGTCGCCCCCGAAAACCAGAGGTTTGCCTCCTTTCCCGGAGGCGTGGGCTTAGGAGAGGGAGGGGAGTTGGTTCTTTCCAGTTCGCTTGACACGGGCGGAGGAGTCAGCCTTCCGGAGGCTGCCATGACCTTTGACCCTGACTGCTTCCTTAATAACCCCAAGCAGGGTCAGACCtacggaggaggtggaggaaagACTGAGGGGTGTAACGGTAACGATGGGGGGATCCACTGTTCATCTAACGGCTTCGTGTACAACCCGTCCCTCGTCAACAACATCAAGAAGGAAGCGACGCCTATGGAGCAGCCGCTGGCCCCGCAGAGTAGTTATGTCGGAGAGGGGGCGGGCCTCAGCCCCAGCACCACTCTGGAGCAGATGGACTTTAGTGCTGTCATGTCATCACCGTGCGTCCCGGGTCTCACCCAGTCCGCGCACCACCCTTCGCCAAATCTCTTCCTCCAGACCTCCACGCACACCAACCCGCCCTCCCAGCAGCAGACCAACGGCACTGAGGCGGCACAGGAATCCGATGACGCCAGAGCTTACATCAGCCTGCCGGCGGATCACCCGATCACCAACGGAGACCACCATGCACACCTCCACCAAACCAGTCAAGATCAAATCATGTGTGGGAGGAACGGAAAAGGAACATCAGTGGCCTCTTTCCCCCTAACGGGCCAGGACGCTAATGTTGAGCAGCCCGGCGGCGGGGTTCGCCACGAGGTCGGTGGCAAAGTTCTTGAGAATGGCGCAGAGTTGCTGCTCAAGCCTGGCGCTGCTCACGAGGCTTACGCCAGTGTGGACGCTGAGCACTACCTTCACCCTACGGATGGCAATGGAGTTGGGGACGAAGCGGGAGGGGGTTGTGGACctgcaggaggaggagaaaatgaAATTCTATGTAACGGAGTAAGCTTGTCCGGGGTCGGCGGCTCGGTCGTGGCCAGTCCTCAGTCGATAGGCGCTGCCGGTGCGAGCATGGAGAGGGCACTCTACAATTCCTCTCTTCCTCCACAAGGTGGAGGCGTAACTGCCACGGCGGCTGCAGCAGGAGCAGCCATCAGCCTGGAGGGCTTTGAGGCTTCGTTTGGAAGCCAGTTCTCTGATCTAATCAATGATTTCATCTCGGTCGAAGGGTCTGCGGGCGGGGTAGGGGCTGCCGTCAACGGGGTGCTGATGCCTCAGGAGGGCGCGGTGGGAGAGGAGCAGGGCACTGGGGAAGGCCACCTACAGGGCTCGGAAGTGGAGCAGGGAGCTCTGGGAATGCTCCAAGAGACCGGGAGGCTGTTTGCTGTGACAGACTACTCCCCAGAGTGGTCTTATCCAGAG GGTGGCGTGAAGGTCCTTATCACGGGGCCGTGGTTGGAGTCAAGCAGTGAGTACAGCTGTCTGTTTGACCACATCAGCGTCCCCGCGGCCCTCATCCAGCCTGGCGTGCTGCGCTGCTACTGTCCAG cccatGACACAGGACTCGTCATGCTGCAGGTAGCAATGGGTGGCGAGGTCATCTCTTCTTCTGTGGTTTTTGAATACAAGGCACGCGACCTTCCTGCCCTCCCATCCTCTCAACACGACTGGCTGTCTTTGGACG ATACCCAGTTCAGGATGTCCATCTTGGAGCGTCTGGAGCAGATGGAACAGAGGATGGCGGATATAACCAATCAAAACCCTGGCTctgaaactatggcaaccaagaGTGGAGGTGTAGAGGGAGGGGGAGCCGCCGAACAGCAATCTCAA ACGTCCCCTGACCACAGCTCATTTGAGGGTCGTGTTGTAGTCGTGTGCGAGAAGATGATGTCCCAGCCCTGTTGGGCTTCCTCCAATCAGCTCGTCCACAGCAAGAACTCGAGAGGAATGACCTTATTGCATCTGGCTGCAGCTCAAGGCTATGCCGGGCTCATTCAGACTCTCATCCGCTGGCG CACCAAGCACGCTGACAGTATTGACCTCGAGCTGGAGGTGGATCCTCTtaatgtcgaccatttctcctGCACACCACTG ATGTGGGCATGCGCTCTGGGTCATACTGACGCAGCACTGGTGCTTTACCAGTGGGACCCAAGAGCTTTGGCAATTCCCGATTCTCTGGGACGCTTGCCGCTCAATATCGCCAGATCTCGGGGCCACACGCGACTGGCTGAGCTCTTGGAGCAGCTACAACAAAGTCCTCAAGCTCAAAGTCAGCCTGCTGATACGTGGATGGACAGGTGGAGAGGAGGCGCCGAGATCAGCAGAATACACAACAGTCACTCCTCAAATGGAAACTCAG AACTGAGGCGAGCCCGCACCGAGAGCCAGCCCAGCAACCAGACCTGGAACCAAACAGGACACAGAGCTTCACAGACAACCCAGGGAGAGCAAGGGGGTCCACCCCCAGCGAAAAGACTCAAGCCCACCCAGCAACAGCTCGCTAACTCAACCTCCAGCAACCTCAACTCCCTCCCCAACCACCACAGCCCGAACACTCACGCTTCCCCTCTTCCAAGTCCTCAACAAAGCCAACATCCCAACCTCAGCAATCGGAGCGCACCTCCCGCCAGCTTCAGTCCTGACTGTCTTCAGCTCGCCAGCCCCTCCTTCTCCCACCTGCAGGCCAGGATAGGGGCGTCTGGAGGCGGGGCCAGGTGGAGTCTGAGACAGACTCTGGGGCAGCGTAGTCTAGCCAGGAGGATTCTCGGCAAGGAGCGACTAGCTGTTCACCTGCGCCAGAGAGTCCTGTCAGATAGGGGAGAGGGGACGGAGCTGCTGACCTATCAGGATAACACAGAGGACTTGCAG aTGGACATTTCAATGCTCACTGATCACATCATGGAGACATCCGCTGCTCGACTCAAACAGGAGGATATGGAGACTGAGACAGACTCCGGAAGGGTGGGCCTCGGCGGCGATGTCAGACTACTGTCCGGTTATCTTGCTGAGGTGGAAAG GTTCCTTAATGCCAAGCCCCAGACTCCTGGCCCGAAAGCAAACTCTCACTCAGGGCCTGAGG CTATGAAAGCCGAACGCTTGAAAACGGACTCCTCCTTTCTTGCCATGACAGAAGCGGAGCAGAGAGAGCTGTGTGACACCATCAGGAATGCTCTGCACTCTCTTCGAAAACACAAG GGTCCTATTCAGGAACAACGCAAAGAGATTGCAGCAGTGATTCAACGCTGTTATAAGAGATACAAGCAG TATGCACTTTATAAGAGGATGACCCTGGCAGCCATCCTGATCCAGAGTCGTTTCCGGAGTTTCCATGAGCAGAGGAAGTTCCAGCAGAGTCGCAGAGCAGCAGTCCTCATACAGCAATACTATCGCTCCTACAGACACTCCCTCAG CAACCTTCTGACAAAGAAACAGAACCAGGCTGCACGCAAGATCCTGAGGTTTCTGCTCCGATGCCGCCACAG CCCTTTGATGGACCATAGGCCCCTGAAGCGG GGTCAGAGAGCAGAAAAAGGCCAGGGGTCCTGA